One part of the Cyprinus carpio isolate SPL01 chromosome B12, ASM1834038v1, whole genome shotgun sequence genome encodes these proteins:
- the cdc42ep4b gene encoding cdc42 effector protein 4, with the protein MPILKQLVSSSSQSKRRSRADLTAEMISAPLGDFRHTMHVGRGGDAFGDTSFLSSHSGEPPKEPEVQQSSPKQSLLSRTFRSSKRSQSVNRDKPDKSKLAPPGGSPSYVKNAISLPYLNDYDAGRGTGIHLPKSVSSSPLKKLPEDEVKPLNGATAPAVSDVELDERSFGELTDLRPSVPYTGGMKHAESIMSFHIDLGPSMLGDILSVMDKKGIDDDDLGFEEGKSSEGRSSPPQSPHNEVGEEDPLPPIRPPRQRPGTNPYTPELQTRNHQHLDSCSLSSSGSTMLDEKTHNQSPSMYEGNMNNIKYSSPRVQEDRDFSYMDDDDDDDDDEIRV; encoded by the coding sequence ATGCCTATTCTGAAGCAGCTTGTGTCCTCGTCCTCCCAGTCGAAGCGGCGTTCTCGTGCCGACCTGACTGCGGAGATGATCAGCGCACCTCTAGGAGACTTCCGTCACACTATGCACGTGGGTCGAGGAGGCGACGCGTTTGGGGACACGTCCTTCCTTAGCAGTCACTCAGGGGAGCCACCAAAGGAGCCGGAGGTACAGCAGAGCTCACCTAAACAGAGCCTCCTTTCCCGTACGTTCCGAAGCAGCAAGCGCTCCCAATCGGTCAATCGCGACAAGCCTGACAAATCCAAACTGGCGCCCCCTGGTGGATCGCCGAGTTATGTAAAAAACGCAATCTCACTGCCATATTTGAATGACTATGATGCGGGACGAGGTACTGGAATCCACCTTCCCAAGAGCGTGTCCTCAAGTCCTTTAAAGAAACTTCCAGAAGACGAAGTAAAGCCGCTTAATGGAGCCACAGCGCCTGCTGTATCAGACGTGGAGCTGGACGAGAGGAGTTTCGGAGAGCTGACTGACTTGCGTCCATCGGTTCCTTACACAGGAGGCATGAAACATGCGGAGTCCATCATGTCTTTCCACATTGATCTGGGTCCCTCCATGCTGGGCGACATCCTAAGTGTGATGGACAAGAAGGGCATTGATGATGACGATCTGGGATTTGAAGAAGGAAAGAGTAGCGAGGGGCGCAGCTCGCCACCCCAGAGCCCTCACAATGAGGTGGGAGAAGAGGACCCTCTTCCTCCGATCCGGCCCCCACGGCAAAGGCCGGGCACCAACCCTTACACTCCAGAACTCCAAACCAGGAACCATCAACACCTGGACAGCTGTTCCCTCTCCAGTTCAGGGTCCACCATGCTGGATGAAAAAACCCACAATCAATCACCATCAATGTATGAGGGGAACATGAACAACATCAAGTACAGCTCACCTCGAGTTCAAGAGGATAGGGACTTCTCCTacatggatgatgatgatgacgacgacgaCGACGAGATTAGGGTGTAA
- the si:ch211-152f22.4 gene encoding E3 SUMO-protein ligase ZBED1 — protein MNKKRVHFANDSHRGRRQRDKFMPLPYRCTYGRKWPHVKPTLDAQQDHNQRELPTNRGYGSNFKTVLNIIIKDLQPLSSVKRHYLTRTLQSSLDVQLSASCIRNELQNLYKHKRVEVQKAVNDASNLALSAELWSSSEKVFYLTVSCHLISEDWNLKSYVLDTAHLLTKHTAENAVEHLLRISNEWNITEKTQIVVTNIDGIKKAQKTGCRWTYIPCFAHTLDRVFRETIQRTDCESLLRKCQRIVAFFHQSDKASQHLQQYCASLNLSQSELTQSCGLNWLTTLHMLKNILEQWQAIFKVFVDRRVEDLCLSENERKIMENIVAVLNILKDVTKEIGSQGFSPISKIIPHVQKLQEMLRNNWMARNDIAKILAEICDYHIGNIKKNLWFRVSTALDPRYKTSVLQDSDIEDITAEIRKQIRGSAEHCSHDTESEESVFQKYWKITNISGNTLEFWKSHKEFKKLVTVARKHLTVVSTAIPVERVHQLQESQLVDRRNCLEPENVSMILFLNSNQ, from the exons ATGAACAAAAAGAGAGTACACTTCG CAAATGATTCCCACAGAGGAAGAAGACAACGAGATAAGTTCATGCCGCTTCCGTATAGATGTACCTACG GGAGAAAATGGCCCCATGTTAAGCCTACGTTAGATGCTCAACAGGACCATAATCAGCGAGAATTACCAACAAACAGAG gTTATGGCTCAAATTTCAAGACCGTTTTGAATATAATCATAAAGGATCTGCAGCCCTTAAGTTCCGTGAAAAGACATTATCTCACAAGGACTCTACAATCCTCTTTAGACGTTCAGTTAAGTGCCTCATGCATCCGAAATGAACTTCAGAACCTTTACAAGCACAAGAGGGTGGAAGTACAGAAAGCAGTCAATGACGCAAGTAACCTGGCTCTCTCAGCTGAGCTTTGGAGCTCCAGTGAGAAGGTGTTTTACCTGACAGTGTCCTGTCACTTAATCAGTGAAGACTGGAATCTGAAATCGTATGTGCTAGATACAGCCCATTTACTCACCAAGCATACAGCAGAGAATGCAGTAGAGCACCTTTTGAGAATTTCAAACGAGTGgaacatcacagaaaaaactCAGATTGTGGTCACAAATATTGACGGCATAAAGAAGGCCCAAAAAACTGGATGCAGATGGACCTATATACCTTGTTTTGCTCATACTTTGGATAGAGTTTTCAGAGAAACCATACAGAGAACCGACTGCGAATCTCTACTGAGGAAATGTCAGCGAATAGTTGCGTTTTTCCACCAAAGCGACAAAGCCTCACAACATCTCCAGCAGTACTGTGCTTCTCTCAATCTCAGCCAAAGTGAACTGACTCAGTCCTGTGGTCTAAATTGGCTTACTACTCTCCATATGCTGAAGAACATCTTAGAGCAGTGGCAagccatttttaaggtttttgtcgACAGACGAGTGGAGGATCTTTGCCTGAgtgagaatgaaagaaaaataatggaaaacattGTGGCAGTGCTGAATATTCTAAAGGATGTCACAAAGGAAATAGGAAGTCAAGGGTTCAGCCCAATCTCAAAAATCATACCGCATGTCCAAAAACTGCAGGAGATGCTGAGAAACAACTGGATGGCGAGGAATGATATAGCGAAGATACTGGCAGAAATATGTGACTATCATATTGGCAACATCAAGAAAAACCTTTGGTTTAGAGTTAGCACAGCACTGGACCCGCGATACAAAACCAGCGTGCTGCAGGACTCTGACATTGAAGATATCACAGCAGAAATCAGGAAACAGATCAGAGGATCTGCAGAGCACTGCAGTCATGACACTGAAAGTGAAGAGTCAGTCTTTCAGAAGTACtggaaaataacaaacatttcagGGAACACTCTTGAATTTTGGAAGAGccataaagaatttaaaaaactgGTAACAGTGGCCCGCAAGCACCTCACAGTGGTCTCCACTGCTATTCCAGTGGAACGTGTGCACCAGCTGCAAGAATCACAGCTTGTCGACAGGAGAAACTGTCTGGAGCCAGAAAATGTCAGTATGATCCTGTTTTTGAACAGCAACCAATGA